A window from Hoeflea sp. IMCC20628 encodes these proteins:
- the def gene encoding peptide deformylase, producing MTIKPIIYLPDPILRQQSLAVERFDAELENFVEDMIETMYDAPGIGLAAIQVGVPRRMLVIDVAGKDEEPNPQVFINPELVASGDGISVYEEGCLSIPDFYAEVERPEKVTVKHLDRQGKQRVTEADGLLATCLQHEIDHLNGVLFIDHISKLKRDMVVRKFTKLAKTRVTA from the coding sequence ATGACCATCAAGCCTATCATTTATCTGCCCGATCCCATTCTGCGCCAGCAAAGCCTGGCGGTGGAGCGCTTTGACGCCGAGCTCGAAAACTTTGTCGAGGACATGATCGAGACCATGTATGACGCGCCGGGCATTGGCCTGGCCGCGATCCAGGTCGGCGTGCCGCGGCGCATGCTGGTGATCGATGTTGCCGGCAAGGACGAAGAGCCCAACCCGCAGGTGTTCATCAACCCTGAACTGGTGGCAAGCGGCGATGGCATCAGCGTCTATGAAGAGGGCTGCCTGTCGATCCCGGATTTCTACGCCGAGGTCGAACGGCCCGAGAAGGTCACGGTCAAGCATCTCGACCGCCAGGGCAAGCAGCGCGTGACCGAGGCCGATGGCCTGCTCGCCACCTGCCTGCAGCACGAGATCGACCATCTCAACGGCGTGCTGTTCATCGACCATATCTCCAAGCTCAAACGCGATATGGTGGTGCGCAAGTTCACCAAGCTCGCCAAAACGCGCGTCACCGCCTGA
- the rmuC gene encoding DNA recombination protein RmuC gives MVTLGQTLLAALVLVLLLGIWLALGLMRAGRRRAQAEADASARAVQAEARLADILKAQSEMQGRMGTMAELFGARQAELNQSIGQRLDGMTQRLGSSITEQTKSTHENLTKLQERLAVIDTAQNNIQSLARDVVGLQAILSNKQTRGAFGQSRMETIIQDGLPFGAFSFQPTLSNGMRPDCTIAMPNGAPDLVIDAKFPLEAWNAIREAEASSDGDPAALQNAQQRFRRDIEVHIRDISEKYLIVGETQDTAFLFVPSESIFAEIHEKFEAIVHKAQRARVVIVSPSLLMLSIQVIQALLKDARMREQAHLIQGEVLRLMEDLSRLDDRTRKLQAHFSMAQKDVDLILTSSDKLTRRGAKIEALEFAQLADDAKQAVADQPSGEKASTAQQNPKFEPRSSTLKLRVVDDDAPQG, from the coding sequence ATGGTCACGCTGGGCCAAACCCTGCTGGCGGCCCTTGTGCTGGTGCTGCTGCTTGGCATCTGGCTGGCTTTGGGACTTATGCGCGCCGGCCGCAGGCGCGCCCAGGCGGAAGCTGATGCCTCGGCGCGTGCGGTGCAGGCCGAGGCACGGCTGGCTGACATCCTCAAGGCGCAATCGGAAATGCAGGGCCGCATGGGCACGATGGCCGAGTTGTTCGGCGCCCGTCAGGCCGAGCTCAACCAGTCGATCGGCCAGCGTCTTGACGGCATGACCCAGCGGCTGGGCAGTTCGATCACCGAGCAGACCAAATCGACCCACGAAAACCTGACAAAATTGCAGGAACGGCTGGCGGTGATCGACACGGCGCAAAACAATATCCAGTCGCTGGCCCGCGATGTCGTCGGGCTTCAGGCGATCCTGTCCAACAAGCAGACCCGCGGCGCCTTCGGGCAATCGCGGATGGAAACCATCATTCAGGACGGGCTGCCGTTCGGCGCCTTCAGCTTTCAGCCGACACTGTCAAACGGCATGCGGCCCGATTGCACCATCGCCATGCCGAATGGTGCGCCGGATCTGGTCATCGACGCTAAATTTCCGCTGGAAGCCTGGAATGCCATCCGCGAGGCAGAGGCCAGTTCCGACGGCGACCCGGCCGCCCTGCAAAACGCGCAGCAGCGTTTCCGCCGCGATATCGAGGTGCATATCCGCGACATTTCGGAAAAATACCTGATCGTCGGGGAAACCCAGGATACGGCGTTCCTGTTCGTGCCGTCGGAATCGATTTTCGCCGAAATCCACGAGAAATTCGAGGCCATCGTGCACAAGGCACAGCGGGCCCGCGTGGTGATCGTTTCGCCCTCGCTGCTGATGCTGTCGATCCAGGTGATCCAGGCGCTGCTCAAGGATGCCCGCATGCGCGAGCAGGCGCATCTGATCCAGGGCGAGGTGCTGCGGCTGATGGAAGACCTATCGCGACTGGATGACCGGACCCGCAAATTGCAGGCGCACTTCTCCATGGCGCAGAAGGATGTGGACCTGATCCTGACTTCGTCGGACAAGCTGACCCGGCGCGGCGCCAAGATCGAGGCGCTGGAATTCGCCCAGTTGGCCGATGATGCCAAACAGGCGGTCGCAGATCAGCCGTCCGGTGAAAAGGCCTCCACAGCGCAGCAGAACCCGAAATTTGAACCGCGATCCTCGACACTGAAGCTCAGGGTGGTCGACGACGATGCGCCCCAAGGCTGA
- a CDS encoding ribokinase, whose translation MITVIGSVNMDLIATTPRLPEPGETVRGADFATAQGGKGANQALAAQRAGASVTMCGAVGDDAYGTEALALLDRAGADLSSVRRMKGATGIAVILVGGDGENMIVVIPGANAQVSEQNAQQAVARMASGDTLLLQLEIPEASIEAALKVARSKGVRSILNIAPLTDAVEHLAPLADIVIANETEFARLSGRSAETVDAAKAELTALHARTGQCMIVTLGGDGVLWARDGTIEHVASLEIKPVDTVGAGDTFCGYLAQSLDAGMDFAAAIRRAAAAGALACLKPGAQPSIPLSAEVDARL comes from the coding sequence ATGATCACCGTCATCGGATCAGTCAACATGGACCTGATCGCCACCACGCCGCGATTGCCTGAACCGGGCGAAACCGTCCGCGGTGCGGATTTTGCTACAGCACAAGGCGGCAAGGGTGCCAATCAGGCACTGGCAGCGCAGCGTGCGGGCGCATCGGTGACCATGTGCGGTGCGGTTGGCGATGACGCCTATGGCACCGAGGCGCTGGCCTTGCTTGACCGGGCTGGGGCGGATCTGAGCTCGGTTCGCCGCATGAAAGGCGCCACCGGCATTGCGGTGATCCTGGTGGGCGGCGACGGCGAAAACATGATCGTCGTCATTCCCGGCGCCAACGCACAGGTCAGCGAGCAAAACGCCCAGCAGGCGGTTGCCCGCATGGCCAGTGGCGACACGCTGCTGCTGCAACTGGAAATTCCGGAGGCGAGCATCGAAGCCGCGCTCAAGGTCGCACGCAGCAAGGGTGTCAGAAGCATTCTCAACATAGCACCGCTGACCGACGCCGTTGAACACCTGGCGCCACTTGCCGATATCGTGATTGCCAACGAGACCGAATTTGCCCGGCTGTCAGGCCGGTCAGCCGAAACGGTTGATGCCGCGAAGGCGGAACTCACAGCGCTGCACGCCAGAACCGGTCAGTGCATGATCGTGACGCTTGGTGGCGACGGCGTGCTCTGGGCCAGGGACGGCACGATCGAGCATGTCGCATCGCTCGAGATCAAGCCTGTCGACACCGTTGGCGCCGGCGATACATTCTGTGGCTACCTTGCACAGAGTCTCGACGCAGGAATGGATTTTGCGGCGGCAATTCGCCGTGCCGCGGCGGCGGGCGCGCTGGCCTGCCTGAAGCCCGGCGCCCAGCCCTCGATTCCGCTGTCAGCCGAGGTCGACGCCAGGCTCTGA
- a CDS encoding nucleoside hydrolase: MSPRKIIIDTDPGQDDAAAIMLALASPELKVLGITAVAGNVPLVLTARNARMITEICGRSEVPVYAGADRPLTRKLVTAEHVHGKTGLDGVEPFEAERPLEPVHAVDFIIETLRRQPAGEITLCALGPLTNIATVIERAPDVVVRIKEIVLMGGGFFEGGNITPSAEFNIYVDPEAADIVFKAGVPITMMPLDVTHKVLTTRVRVERLRANGNRASLAMADMLEFFERFDEEKYGTDGGPLHDPTVIAWLIDPDMFSGRQCNVEIETGSELTLGATVVDWWKVTGRAENAFVVRDVDADRFFGLFIERVGRL; this comes from the coding sequence ATGTCACCGCGCAAGATCATCATCGACACCGACCCTGGCCAGGACGACGCAGCCGCCATCATGCTGGCGCTGGCCAGTCCGGAACTCAAGGTGCTGGGCATCACCGCCGTAGCCGGCAACGTGCCGCTGGTGCTGACGGCGCGCAATGCCCGGATGATCACCGAGATCTGCGGCCGCAGCGAAGTCCCTGTCTATGCCGGTGCGGACAGACCACTGACCCGCAAGCTTGTCACCGCCGAACATGTCCATGGCAAGACCGGTCTCGATGGTGTTGAGCCGTTCGAGGCGGAGCGGCCACTTGAGCCGGTGCACGCTGTCGATTTCATTATCGAGACGCTGCGCCGACAGCCTGCGGGAGAGATCACGCTGTGCGCGCTGGGGCCGCTCACCAATATCGCCACCGTGATCGAGCGCGCGCCCGATGTCGTGGTCCGGATCAAGGAGATCGTGCTGATGGGCGGCGGTTTCTTTGAAGGCGGCAACATCACCCCCTCGGCCGAGTTCAACATCTATGTCGATCCCGAAGCCGCCGACATCGTGTTCAAGGCGGGTGTTCCGATCACCATGATGCCGCTGGATGTCACCCACAAGGTGCTGACCACCAGAGTACGAGTTGAGCGTCTGCGCGCCAACGGCAATCGGGCATCGCTGGCCATGGCTGATATGCTGGAATTCTTCGAGCGGTTTGATGAGGAAAAATACGGCACCGATGGCGGACCGCTGCATGACCCGACAGTCATTGCCTGGCTCATTGATCCCGACATGTTTTCAGGCCGTCAATGCAATGTCGAGATCGAGACCGGGTCTGAGCTCACCCTTGGCGCCACCGTGGTTGACTGGTGGAAGGTGACTGGACGGGCGGAGAACGCCTTCGTTGTCCGCGACGTCGATGCGGACCGCTTCTTCGGTCTGTTCATCGAAAGGGTCGGCCGGCTATAG
- a CDS encoding Hsp20 family protein, translated as MSRMTPFSSPLLLGFDTMEKTLERIAKGSEGYPPYNIERIRASADGSNAERLRITLAVAGFCDDDLEVTTEENQLVIRGRQADADGREYLHRGIAARQFQRMFVLADGMQVTSAELKNGLLSVDLIRPEPERMVRKINISVRD; from the coding sequence ATGTCACGAATGACGCCCTTTTCGAGCCCGCTGCTGCTGGGCTTTGACACGATGGAAAAGACCCTGGAGCGGATCGCCAAGGGGTCCGAGGGCTATCCACCCTACAACATTGAACGGATTCGCGCCTCCGCCGACGGCTCCAATGCCGAGCGGCTCAGGATCACGCTGGCGGTTGCCGGATTCTGTGATGACGACCTTGAAGTCACCACGGAAGAAAACCAGTTGGTCATCCGCGGCCGGCAGGCTGACGCCGATGGGCGGGAATATCTGCATCGCGGCATCGCGGCCCGGCAATTCCAGCGGATGTTCGTGCTGGCTGACGGGATGCAGGTGACCAGTGCGGAACTGAAAAACGGATTGCTTTCGGTGGATCTAATTCGACCCGAACCGGAGCGTATGGTGCGGAAAATTAACATTTCCGTCAGAGACTGA
- a CDS encoding DUF1150 family protein, whose translation MIAKSGKNQLSANDLALLGAGKVGYIRKMRSEDVIARFPDAPELNPGLELWALFGADGTPILLTDNRSSTFYRAAEDELKTVALH comes from the coding sequence ATGATTGCCAAATCTGGAAAAAACCAACTGTCCGCCAACGATCTGGCGCTGCTCGGCGCAGGCAAGGTCGGCTACATCCGCAAGATGCGTTCGGAAGACGTCATTGCCCGGTTCCCCGATGCGCCGGAGCTCAATCCCGGCCTCGAACTCTGGGCCTTGTTTGGCGCCGATGGCACACCGATTCTTTTGACCGACAACCGCTCAAGCACGTTCTACCGTGCCGCTGAGGACGAACTGAAGACCGTCGCGCTGCACTAA
- the ptsN gene encoding PTS IIA-like nitrogen regulatory protein PtsN, which translates to MALADLIAQNSVLPALKANSKKQLLQELAAKASEVTGLSEREVFDVILQRERLGSTGVGNGIAIPHGKLSTLDHIVGVFARLDHPVEFEALDDQPVDLVFLLLAPEGAGADHLKALSRIARVMRDSEMVAKLRATDSAASLYAFLTQEPTSNAA; encoded by the coding sequence ATGGCGCTTGCTGATCTGATTGCGCAGAACTCTGTTCTGCCTGCGCTCAAGGCAAACTCCAAGAAGCAGTTGTTGCAGGAATTGGCGGCCAAGGCCTCGGAAGTCACCGGACTTTCCGAGCGTGAGGTGTTTGACGTCATTCTCCAGCGCGAACGGCTTGGCTCTACCGGCGTGGGCAATGGTATCGCCATCCCGCATGGCAAACTGTCGACGCTGGATCACATCGTCGGCGTGTTCGCACGCCTTGATCATCCGGTTGAGTTCGAAGCTCTGGACGATCAGCCGGTTGATCTGGTGTTTCTGCTGCTGGCTCCCGAAGGCGCTGGCGCTGATCATCTCAAGGCCCTGTCGCGGATTGCCCGGGTCATGCGTGACAGCGAGATGGTGGCCAAGTTGCGCGCCACTGACAGCGCCGCTTCGCTTTACGCCTTTCTGACCCAGGAACCCACCTCCAACGCGGCCTGA